Part of the Haloarcula sp. H-GB4 genome is shown below.
CCTCCTTGGTTGTCATCGGTAGTGAACTGATGTCGGCAATCCCGTCAATATCCGTCGGAGAGACCCCCGCGGCATCGAATCGGTCTCGGTAGAACGGCACGTTCTCGTATGCATAGTTCACGATTGACTGGAGCCGCTCGCTCTGCACGCTCCCAAGCTCGGCGCGGTCGAGACACTCGTTACTGTGGTACATACGCAGCCGCTTCGACTAGCACCGGAAAAAGTTCGGGGACCACCAGCGCAGATGACTGGCGGTATGGTGACCGCACAGAACAGAGCGGCTGAGGGCTGGCTTACAGTTCGATAGCACTTTCCGCCACTACGAGGGCGGCCACGGATGAAGCCGTACTAACGGCCCATACTCCCGACCCAAGCATATAATTGGGAGCCTGCCGCAGTCCTCGCCATGTCTCAGGAGACGCCGATCCGCGTCGATCACATCGGAATCGCTGTCGAGGACATCGGCGACGCTGAACCGTTCCTGTTCGCACTCGGCTGTCGGAAACTCATTGAGGAGTCTGTCGAGGGGCAGTTTCGCTGGGCGCAGTACGACTTCAATCGGGACGCGTCGCGGCTAGAACTCATCGCACCGGAGGCATCGGACACGTTCCTCACGTCGTATCTCGACAACCACGGTCCGGGCCTACACCACGTCACGCTCGAAGTGGCTGCTGTCGACGCAGTGAAAGCAGTACTGGAGCGCAACGGCTACAGCGTCGTCGAATACCGCGAGTATCAGGACTGGACCGAGGCGTTTGTGCCGCCATCGAACCCGACCGGGGCGCTCTTTCAACTGTTCGAGTATCACGACAGCTACGAGGGTGATCGGCCACCTACTG
Proteins encoded:
- a CDS encoding VOC family protein, which translates into the protein MSQETPIRVDHIGIAVEDIGDAEPFLFALGCRKLIEESVEGQFRWAQYDFNRDASRLELIAPEASDTFLTSYLDNHGPGLHHVTLEVAAVDAVKAVLERNGYSVVEYREYQDWTEAFVPPSNPTGALFQLFEYHDSYEGDRPPTGKLYVDGSRLDG